A region from the Brassica napus cultivar Da-Ae chromosome C8, Da-Ae, whole genome shotgun sequence genome encodes:
- the LOC106429496 gene encoding V-type proton ATPase subunit e2 produces the protein MAFLVTSVIFAVVGIIASIFTRICFNQGPSTNLLHFTLVITATVCCWMMWAIVYIAQMKPLIVPILSEVE, from the exons ATGGCTTTTCTTGTAACATCCGTAATATTCGCTGTGGTCGGCATCATTGCTTCGATTTTCACTAGAATCTGCTTCAACCAAGGCCCCTCCACCAAtct GCTACATTTTACCTTGGTCATTACAGCCACGGTCTGCTGTTGGATGAT GTGGGCAATCGTTTACATTGCGCAGATGAAGCCTCTCATTGTCCCAATCCTAAGCGAGGTGGAGTAG